In Candidatus Cloacimonadota bacterium, the genomic stretch ATGAGTGTAGCTAAGGCTGGTGCTGGAGCCGAGGAAAGTATAATTATCATAGGGGTCCGCCGCAAGAAACACAATGTATGCGTCTGGGCTAAATGGTGTATCATAGATGGTTTGCGTTACTTCGTCCCAATGGATAAGAGCATGGTTGCCCTCTATTGTTAAATAAACGTTGGCTGGGGGCTTGGGTGGCACATACTCGCCCCTGCCGCTGAATTTTACTTTCACAACAGAAAGGTTCTCGGCATTGCTTTCTATTACCAGGCTGTCTGAATATGCTCCCCGTGCGCTTGGATGGAACCAGACATCAATGGTAGCCGACTCTCCAGGCGGTATTGGACAAGGCAGATCAAGGCAGGAGAAACTAAACACATCCGATCCATTTTCCCACCAGAGGTTGTTCACAAAAAGAGTATCTGTTCCAGTACTTTGAAGAGTAAGCGTTATACTTTCAGAAATGTCTCCCAGATACACGATGTCGAAGTTATAGGATTGCGGATAATCAAAAGTCATCATGGGATGGGCTATCACTTCAATACTCTGGGATGATGTATCGTAATGTATCCCATCACTTACGGTCAACTCCACCTGATACAGCCCTTTTTCTTCAAACAGATGCACAGGGTGCTGCTGTGTGGATGTGCCACCATCCCCAAAATCCCAATTCCATTGGATAATATCTTCGGTTGAGAGATCGGTGAATTCCACCGTCAAGGGCACATCCCCACACATTGGCTCTGCGGAAAAGTCGGCATGTAGCTTGTATCCTCGACCTGAAAATGGAATTTCTACCAGAGGCAGGTTTTCGGAATTATTGACCACACAAAGAGTATCGCGGAACACACCCTCGCCCAGAGGTGCGAAAGTGACAGAGATAGTTGTATTATCTCCTGGTGCGATTGGTTCGGCCAACTGCTCGAAAACATAATGGAAATAATGGTCTCGATGCTGTGATTTCCAATAGACATTATCCACAAATAATGTATCAGTTCCGGAGCTGTTCAGCAAAATTTCAAATGCATTCGATTCCTCAGTCAAATAGGTCTTTGTGAATTGATGCCCAACTAACTGATCTGAAGCCAGCATTGGATGAGCAATCACCTCTATAGTCTGAGATACTGAATCGTAATGGATTCCGTCACTCACAGTCAATTCCACCTGATACAGCCCTTTTTCTTCAAACAAATGCACTGGATGCTGCTCTGTGGATGTGCTGCCATCCTCAAAATCCCAAGTCCACTGGATGATATCTTCGGTTGAAAGATCGGTGAATTCCACCTTCAAAGGAACATCCCCACACATTGGCTCTGCAGCAAAAGCCGCGTGCAGCTTGTATCCCCGACCAGAAAATGGGATTTTTAATAATGGGATATTTTCCGAAGTATTCACAATACAAAGCGTATCCGCAAATACACCTTCTGTTAGCGGATTGAACCATACCATTAGGCTTGCCTCTCCTCCTGGAACGATTGCTTCGCCCAATTCCTCGTACTCAAAAGTGAAGCAAGTGTCCCTATTGCGTGAACGCCAGTGCGCGCCGGTGACCCAAAGTGAGTCTGTACCTGTATTTTGCAGAATAATTTC encodes the following:
- a CDS encoding PKD domain-containing protein, translated to MSTETIYVHFLPTAQQQYSRNLFIETNAPNLPLFIMPLSGRGYTLYAEFSADPTSGDVPLEVNFQNQSVAGINQSLWDFGDGNTSEEMNPTHTFTQKGVYNVKLTVWDDYFNTDVTHQVTVIAHPLLTCAQEAGHIFTKTFIGEQSAPFEIILQNTGTDSLWVTGAHWRSRNRDTCFTFEYEELGEAIVPGGEASLMVWFNPLTEGVFADTLCIVNTSENIPLLKIPFSGRGYKLHAAFAAEPMCGDVPLKVEFTDLSTEDIIQWTWDFEDGSTSTEQHPVHLFEEKGLYQVELTVSDGIHYDSVSQTIEVIAHPMLASDQLVGHQFTKTYLTEESNAFEILLNSSGTDTLFVDNVYWKSQHRDHYFHYVFEQLAEPIAPGDNTTISVTFAPLGEGVFRDTLCVVNNSENLPLVEIPFSGRGYKLHADFSAEPMCGDVPLTVEFTDLSTEDIIQWNWDFGDGGTSTQQHPVHLFEEKGLYQVELTVSDGIHYDTSSQSIEVIAHPMMTFDYPQSYNFDIVYLGDISESITLTLQSTGTDTLFVNNLWWENGSDVFSFSCLDLPCPIPPGESATIDVWFHPSARGAYSDSLVIESNAENLSVVKVKFSGRGEYVPPKPPANVYLTIEGNHALIHWDEVTQTIYDTPFSPDAYIVFLAADPYDNYTFLGSSTSLSYTHFMVAAYQPRMFYKVMAYKDMGKQEFNPDDYGLVPGMTEEEVLRLLAGD